From the Microbacterium profundi genome, the window CGCTCGGAGCGGGTGTTGATCGAGGGGAACTTCGCCGGCTCGCCGTCCACGAGGTAGCCCCACCACGCCGGCTCCAGCGCGGCGGCGTCGCCACCCGGAACGACCAGCGGATTCAGATTGCGCAGGTTCTTGCCCGTGGGGCGCAGGGTCTCGCCCGCGTTCTGCTCAGCCCAGTCGCGCAGCCCCTCGATGACATCGGCATCCGCCTCGGCAAGCAGCTCGGCATCAGTGAATCGGGGATCCAGTCCGTAGCTCGCACACATGTGAGCAAGAGTAGCGCCGACCGGCGACCTCGAGCAGGGGTGAACGCTCGGGTAGTGTGCTCGAGTGACCGCGACCCGAAGTCTTCCCGCGCCCCTCGCACTGGGTGGAGCCGTCGCGATCGGCGCGATGACTGCGATCCAGGCGCGGATCAACGGGGTGCTCGGCGTTCGCATCGATGACGGTATCGTCGCCGGGCTCGTCTCCTTCGGCGCCGGGCTCGTCGTCCTCATCGTGGTCACGCTCGCGCTCCCATCGGCGCGTACCGGCGCCGTACGCCTCTGGCGCGGCATCCGCACACGCACCATCCCGAACTGGATGCTGCTGGGCGGCGCCTGCGGGGCGCTCACCGTCTCGACGCAGGGCGTCACGGCAGGCGTCCTCGGCGTCTCCCTGTTCACCGTCGGCGTCGTCGCAGGGCAGACGGTGCACGGGCTGGTCCTCGATCGGATCGGCTTCGGACCCGCCGGAGTCGTCGCGGTGACTCCGGGGCGCGTCCTCGGCGGTGCGTTCGCGCTCGCTGCTGTGGGCGTCTCGCTCAGCGGCGACGTGATCTCGCGGACGCCGCTCTGGCTTCTCCTGCTGCCGTTCGCCGCTGGTGTCGGCATCGCATGGCAGGCGGCCACGAACGGGCGCCTCGCCCAGCGCGTCAGCTCGCCCATGTCGGCGACCCTGATGAGCTTCGTCGCGGGTACAGCCGTGCTCATCGTCGCGGCTTCGGTCAGTGTGGGGGTGCGAGGGATGCCGAATGCGCTCCCCGTAGAACCGTGGCTGTACCTCGGCGGACTGCTGGGCTTCGCCTACATCCTGCTCGGTGCCGCGATCGTCGCGCACACCGGGGTGCTGCTGCTCGGCCTCGGCTCCGTGCTCGGGCAGCTGACGGCCTCGGTGGCCATCGATCTGCTCTGGCCCCCGGCATCCGGCCCCGCGCACTGGCAGCTCGCCCTGATGGTCGCCGTCGCCGTGGCCTCCGTCGTGGTGGCGCTGCCCTGGCGGCGTCGCCGGCGCTGACTACTTCGCCGGCTTCTTCTTCGTCTTCGCGGGCATCCGGGTCAGCATCGCGCGGGCGTCGACGCTCTTGCGGCGCCCCGCCTTCTTGCCTGCGGGCTTGCCGCCGACGTAGAGCCACCCGAGGAGCGCTTCGTCCTTGTGCAGCCCATGCGCCTTGGCGACCGCCTTCGAGCGCGTGTACTCGCCGGTACGCCAGAAGACGCCCCACCCGGCGTCGTCGAGCAGCAGGCTCATGGTGTGCGCGACGCCCGAGGCGACGGCCTCCTGCTCCCAGCGCGGCACCTTGCTGCTCGTGCGGAAACTCGCCACGACCGCGATCAGCAGGGGAGCGCGCAACGGCTTGGACGAGGGCTTCTTGTCGCCCTCGGCTTCGGCGATCGCCTTGCCGAGCACCACGCGATCGTCGCCGCGCAGTTCGATCAGGCGCCACGGACGCAGTGACGAATGGTCGGCGACGCGCCCTGCGGCGGCGACCAGCGTCAGCAGCTCTTCACGGGTCGGAGCGTCGTCTGTGACCTTCGACCAGGAATGCCGCGCCCTGACGGCGTCGAGCGCGCTCACGCCTCGGCGTCGCCGGGGGTGAAGTTCAGCGCCAGGGAGTTCATGCAGTAGCGGTCACCGGTCGGGGTGCCGAACCCGTCGGGGAAGACATGCCCGAGGTGCGAACCGCAGTTCGCGCACCGCACCTCTGTGCGCTGCATGCCGAGGGTGTTGTCCTCGATCAGCTGCACGGCGTCAGGGCGGATCGACTCGTAGAAGCTCGGCCAACCGCATCCGGAATCGAACTTGGTGCCGCTCTTGAACAGCTCGACGCCGCACGCGCCGCATGTGTAGAGGCCGGCACGCTTCTCGTCGAGCAGTTCGCCCGTCCACGCGCGCTCTGTGGCCGCCTGTCGCAACACCGAGTACTGCTCATCGCCGAGCTCTGCGCGCCACTCGTCTTCTGTCTTCTTCACGCTGTAGTCCATCGTGCCTCCTGAGTCCCTTCCATTCTGCCCCTCCTGCGCACCCGTGGCGTCGCAGTTACGCAATGCCCGGCATCAGAATGGGGAGATGACGGATGCTGTGCGCGAACGCTACGGGCGCTTCGCCAGGGACGAGGCGCCAGGGCGCTCGCCGCTGTATGAGGAGTGGGCGCTCGGGGTCGAGCGCGATGCAGCCGCGCAGGAGGTTCTCGCCCGCATTCCGGCGACGCACCGGCAGCCGCCGCTCGTCTTCGCGGTGACCAGGATGCTGGGCGCCCCTCTCGCTGGTTTCGATCGGTGGCGCACCTTCCTGCTCGCGCACGCCGACGAGATCGTCGCCGAGTGCGCGGCCCGCCGCGTGCAGACCAACGAGCCGCTGCGGCTCGCTCCGCTCCTGCCGGTGCTCTCCGAGATCGACGGTCCGATCGCGCTGCTCGAGATCGGGGCATCCGCGGGTCTCTGCCTCTTTCCCGACCGGTATTCGTACCGCTTCGTCGACTCGAGCGGCGCGCTGCGCGCGGCGCTCGACCCGGACGACGGGGCGTCGCCGGTCTCGCTGGTCAGCGAGGTCCGCGGTGAGATGCCACCGGTCCGGATGCCGCAGATCATCTGGCGCGCGGGCATCGATCTCGATCCGCTCGACGCGCGGGATCCGCGTGATCGGGCGTGGCTGCGGGGCCTCGTATGGCCGGGGGAGACGGGGCGTGAGGACCGCATCACTGCGGCTCTCGACATCGCCGCCGCCGAACCTCCTGTGCTCGTGCGCGGCGATGCCGGCGCGAACATCGAGTCCGTCGCCGCATCCGCACCTCGAGATGCGACGCTCGTGATCACGACGCCAGGTGTGCTCGCCCACATCCCGTGGGCAGAGCGACAGGCGCTCATCGCCAAGGTGCAGGCGCTGCCCGCCCGCTGGATCACGATCGACGCTCCGTCGCTGCACGACGCATGGCATCCGTCGGTCGATGCCGACACCTGGCCGGATTTCGTCGTCGCGCTCGATGGCGGCGTGCGTGCGGCTGCGGATCCATTGGGGCGCTGGTGGGAGTGGCGCACCGATACAGGCGATCTTCGCGCTTAGCCTGGACGCATGCTCGGAGACCTCACTGATCGCGACCGCGCGATCCTCGCGCTCGAGGCGCGCTGGCCGCGGCACGGCGGGTCCAAGGAAGAGGCGATCCGCAGTTCGCTCGGCATGAGTCCGGCGCGCTACTACCAGCTGCTCGGCCGACTCATCGACACCGAGCAGGCACTTGAGCACGATCCCCTGCTGGTTCGTCGCCTGCGCCGTCTGCGTGAGAACAGGACCGACCAGCGGGTGGCGAGGATGCGCGGATTCGCCGGCTGAGGTGTCGGCGCCACCGGCTGTGAGTGGATTCTCGGCAGTGGGCAGATAGCATCGACGGGTGTCCAAATCCGTCAGAGATCGATTCGATGATGTCGCCCATGCCTCGGGACGTGTAGGAGCGCATCGCGCCGAAGCCCCGGGGATGAACGGCTGGGTCGTGCTGCTGTGGTCGTTCGTCGCAGCCCTCGTCCTCATCGTCGTGGGCATCTTCGTCGCCCTCGTGCTGATGGGTCGCATCAACCTGTTCCCCGCAGCGGAGCCGACGATCGCTCCGACGCCTGAGGTCACCGGTGTCGTTGACCCGACCTACTCGGTGCTGGTGCTCAACGCATCCGGACAGGACGATCTCGACGCCCAGATGCGCGACACGATCGTCAACGCCGGCTGGGCCGCCGACATGGTGAGCAACGCTCCCGCCGGCTCGCAGGACTTCGCCGACACCGCCGTCTACTACGTCTCCGAGGCGGATGAACTCGCCGCGATCGGTCTCGCTGATGTCATCGGCGGTGCGAAGGTCGTGCAGGACGATTTCTACGCCGACCCGAACGATCCCGAGCAGAAGCAGCTCGTGGTCGTCATCGGCACCGATCGTTCGACCGTCGCGCCGGAGTCCGAAGAGACTCCAGCCGGATAGACGTCGCCCGCGGCTTGCACTCGATGGGGTCGAGTGCCAGAATGGGCGTTAGCACTCGCATACCCTGAGTGCTAATCAGAACGTCTACGTCCAGGAGGGACGACAAAACTCATGGCAAAGATCATCGCTTTCGATGAGGAGGCCCGACGCGGCCTCGAGCGTGGCTTGAACATCCTCGCCGACGCTGTCAAGGTGACCCTCGGCCCGCGCGGTCGCAACGTCGTGCTCGAGAAGAAGTGGGGCGCTCCCACGATCACGAACGACGGTGTGTCGATCGCCAAGGAGATCGAGCTGGACGACCCGTACGAGAAGATCGGCGCGGAGCTCGTCAAGGAGGTCGCCAAGAAGACCGACGACGTCGCAGGTGACGGAACCACCACCGCAACCGTCCTCGCTCAGGCGCTCGTCCGCGAAGG encodes:
- a CDS encoding DMT family transporter, which codes for MTATRSLPAPLALGGAVAIGAMTAIQARINGVLGVRIDDGIVAGLVSFGAGLVVLIVVTLALPSARTGAVRLWRGIRTRTIPNWMLLGGACGALTVSTQGVTAGVLGVSLFTVGVVAGQTVHGLVLDRIGFGPAGVVAVTPGRVLGGAFALAAVGVSLSGDVISRTPLWLLLLPFAAGVGIAWQAATNGRLAQRVSSPMSATLMSFVAGTAVLIVAASVSVGVRGMPNALPVEPWLYLGGLLGFAYILLGAAIVAHTGVLLLGLGSVLGQLTASVAIDLLWPPASGPAHWQLALMVAVAVASVVVALPWRRRRR
- a CDS encoding nitroreductase family protein, which translates into the protein MSALDAVRARHSWSKVTDDAPTREELLTLVAAAGRVADHSSLRPWRLIELRGDDRVVLGKAIAEAEGDKKPSSKPLRAPLLIAVVASFRTSSKVPRWEQEAVASGVAHTMSLLLDDAGWGVFWRTGEYTRSKAVAKAHGLHKDEALLGWLYVGGKPAGKKAGRRKSVDARAMLTRMPAKTKKKPAK
- the msrB gene encoding peptide-methionine (R)-S-oxide reductase MsrB translates to MDYSVKKTEDEWRAELGDEQYSVLRQAATERAWTGELLDEKRAGLYTCGACGVELFKSGTKFDSGCGWPSFYESIRPDAVQLIEDNTLGMQRTEVRCANCGSHLGHVFPDGFGTPTGDRYCMNSLALNFTPGDAEA
- a CDS encoding DUF2332 domain-containing protein, with amino-acid sequence MTDAVRERYGRFARDEAPGRSPLYEEWALGVERDAAAQEVLARIPATHRQPPLVFAVTRMLGAPLAGFDRWRTFLLAHADEIVAECAARRVQTNEPLRLAPLLPVLSEIDGPIALLEIGASAGLCLFPDRYSYRFVDSSGALRAALDPDDGASPVSLVSEVRGEMPPVRMPQIIWRAGIDLDPLDARDPRDRAWLRGLVWPGETGREDRITAALDIAAAEPPVLVRGDAGANIESVAASAPRDATLVITTPGVLAHIPWAERQALIAKVQALPARWITIDAPSLHDAWHPSVDADTWPDFVVALDGGVRAAADPLGRWWEWRTDTGDLRA
- a CDS encoding DUF3263 domain-containing protein, with amino-acid sequence MLGDLTDRDRAILALEARWPRHGGSKEEAIRSSLGMSPARYYQLLGRLIDTEQALEHDPLLVRRLRRLRENRTDQRVARMRGFAG
- a CDS encoding LytR C-terminal domain-containing protein, translating into MSKSVRDRFDDVAHASGRVGAHRAEAPGMNGWVVLLWSFVAALVLIVVGIFVALVLMGRINLFPAAEPTIAPTPEVTGVVDPTYSVLVLNASGQDDLDAQMRDTIVNAGWAADMVSNAPAGSQDFADTAVYYVSEADELAAIGLADVIGGAKVVQDDFYADPNDPEQKQLVVVIGTDRSTVAPESEETPAG